CAGGCCGGCCTGTCTCCCTCTGTTCTTTCCAACTTAATCACACCTGGAGGAGCCAAACCAGCTCCCCCCAAAACAGGATGGTGGGGGTGGCTGCAGGCACAGGAAGGCGGCAAGCTTGTGaggtgggagctgggggtgggggtggggggtggggcggcAGTACAGGGCCCCCTTCTAGAAACCTCTAAGGTGTCCACAGGCCTTCTCTTTCCCCACCCTGGGAGACAAGGGAGAAGAAAAGGTCCCCAGGCAGATCTCCAGGACTAGGAAGGAACTGAGAGGGAGTTCTCAGGCAGCTCCATCTATTCAAGACCTTTGCCAGCCTCCTCAGGGTCCCCCACCacactccccactcccagcctgtCCATGCACACCTCACACCTAGGAACACTGGCTTCCCCTCGCCCGCCCCACGCCACACACTCTCAAAGGCCATTGGTGAGTGTGTGTCCAGGTACAGAGCCGAGTGTGCACATGTGTAACTGAGTGTGTCTGTCACAAGGCCACTTGTAATAAATACCCACATAAAGAGAGAAGCCAAAGCAGTCTGCCAACACAGAGGCAGGAAAAGCAGCGTCCCCTACACACAGGCCCcctcactccaccccaccccaagctCAGCCCTGCCCTGAGCCAAACTAAGGACCTTTCCTCACAGGAAGGCTGTGGCAGATGACAGTCCCTACCAGGGAGGGCCCCCTCAGCACAGCTCACTGGAGAAGAGGGCATGTTCAGGGGAAAGAGGACGCCAGAGGGAGAAGCTGGGGCAGAAGCAGCAGTCCTCCATGGCCCGGCCCTGCTCTCTCTCCACAGGTCCCCCTGGCCAAGCCTGGGTTTTAACTTATTACCTTGACAGCATGGCTTCAGGCTCCTGGAACCCAGCCCAGACACTGGTCCATCCTCCAGGCAGCAGGAGGCATCCAGGTGTACTCATCCCTCCAGGGAGTACATGGCACTGAGCAGAGGCCAGACCTCCTCTCTACCTTCTGGAAGCCAAGAGCCAAGtccaggggtggggacagggtcCAGAGCACTCTACTCTCAGGCCAGACCCAGCTCGAGGtcgggggggagggggagacagccaagcccctccttccccacccctaccctcagCCACCCTCTGGACATAAGACACCCATTGGCAAGGGTTGGAGGGGCTCAGAAAGCTTGGCAAGGGCTTGGGTTTAGTCTTCTGTTGGTAGAGAATTGTCTTAACTAGCTCACTGTAATGAGTCACGGTGACTGCAACTAGGCTGGAGAGCCCCAGGCTAGGGCATCCACCTGTCTGGAGTCTGTGGGACTCCAGATCAGCCGGAGCCTAAGATCTGTCACCTGTACTCAGAGCAGGACCCCCTGCAGTCCCCAGCTTTCCAGGCCAAGTTGCTTCAGTTTtgctttccctctttcccctccagGGCCTGGGAAGAGAAGGCTGAGGCTCGGGAGGGGAGGGCCCAGGTGCTCAGCCACCTCACCAGACAGAGCaatagcagcagcagcacaggaaggcgggcagggcagggggaagtGGGGGAACAGTGTCCACATCGCACTGGGTTGGGGACGGGTCGGGAGCAGGAACGGCACAGGAGCTGGCACCAGGCCGGACGGGCAGCACGTTCACCAGAGCGTCTCTCATCACTCTGTCAAGTCCTAGTGCGTGGGGTAACCCCCTGCCCTGTGCCCAGCTCCCCGGGGTGGCCCTTCCCTCCCCTGGCTCAGAGTCTCTGCACCCCCTTCCCCTAGGAGGCCTGGGGGTGGGTACGGGTGGGGCGGGCCTGGGCCTGACTGGAATGTGTGGAGCTGGTGGGTGGGAGAGTGGGGGACAggtttccctcccttcccccactggggGCTTCTGAGTGGCCTCATCCTCAAGCCAGCTTGAGCGTGCTGACTGGGAAGGAGGGCATGGTGACCATGGTCACAGGGTTAAGCACTGTCTGGCCCACCAGCTGGGGGTGGTGCACCACCTGGGCCCCCACGGCTGGCTTTGCCATGACAGTGGCTGGGGGCCCCAGCCCGGCTGTGCCATTCACTTGCTGGTGTGAGAGGGTGTGGGCGATGTGGCTAACCGCCACAGGCTGGCTCACCGCCACAGGCTGAGGGTACAGGGGCAGCTGGGAGCCAAGGTGGGCCACATGGTTGAGGGTGGCAGGGTGCACTGTGATGTGGCCAATGGGGGGTGTGGCAGGTGCCAGCTGCACAGCAGGGCTGGGGGCCGAGGGGGCGATGTGGGCGATGTGCTTCCCACCCGGCCCCTGTAGAACATGGTTCACAGTCTGGATGACTGAGGCGTGGGTGGTGGCGGTGTGGGCGATGACCGTGGAGCCTCCCCCAGCTGCAGCCACCagatgggctggagcaggcaCCAGCGtctgggcaggggcagctggttggggaggaggggccggCAGAGGTGTCTTCTGCTGTGGCGGCGGCTGCTGcccagggaggtgggcaggagacagggccacaggctgggagtgggggtgTGAGTGGGGAGGCTGAGGTGCGGGGGCGGTGCTGGGCGGTGGCTTTGGCAGCTCCGGGTGGGGGCGATGGCTCAGCTTAGGTGGGCCCAGGCCGGCCTGGTCTTCCTCCATATCCTCGTCTATGTTGTCCTCACCCTCTGTGGGGGTTGCAGGGATAGGGACAGGTCAGAAGGGCTGACAGCCCTGGAGGTCTAGGGACATTATGGGGCCAGGGTCAGGGTGGGATGGGCATCTTTTCTAGCAGGCAAAGGCCTCGCCAGGGAGGCTGGCATTTAAGAGGCAGGGGAGACATGCGGCGGGCAGTGGGCagggctcaccggaggcagtggAGGTGGAGGCCTGGTCGTCCTCGGGTTGGCCTGTCTGCCGGAGCACACGGTCGATCTCCAGCACGTCCATCCACTGGCTCAGCTCGTGCTTGAGCTCTGCCAGCCGCTGCTGCGTGGCAATCTTCTCCCGCGCCAGCCGCTCCATCTCATGCTCgtattccttctccttcctcttcaggGACTGGAGAACAGGGATGTAACAGGAGGACATCCTGAGCAGCAGCCACGGGGCCCATGGCACTGCAAATATCTCCCCTAGCCACCCTCACCTCCAGGTCCTCAGCGGCATGTCTGCAGTGACCGGGGCCCAGGCTGATGGGGGCTGCTGGAGACCACACCTGCCTCCTGGTCCATGGCTTTGCCTCTGGAGGCCCAGCAGCCCAGGGACCACGTGCTCTCAGGCAGGCACAGATCCAGGCCaggccctccccatccccacatcATCTCTGTCCTGAGGGGCTTCGCCACCTCTTGCCACACCCACCCTCCTGGCAGCATCTCCCTCCATTCTGCAGAGAAGGGCAGAAAGGGTAATAGATTTCTCAAGTGGTGCCCAAGGCTCCAACGCCATTCACACCATCCCATCGCTCACTGATGCCACAAGCCGCCCATCTTGGAACCCAGTCCCTAAAGAACCCAGAACAATCCTGATcctgcccttctctctccttcctcattcACTAGTCTCCTTAACTTTAATGTCCTTGGAGGATGATCCACCAGACTTTGCGACCCACCATCTCATCTCCTTGACCTTGTTCATCTTGTCTCTGGCTGCATACCTCTCTCCAACCTCCTGGGCTGCTCCCCCGCTGGTGCCCACCTGTGGGCCTCTCCAGACCGCTCCAAGCCCTGGAAtgtgcccctcctcccacacctGGACCTGAACTGCACCAGTCAATGAGAAAAGACTCCAGGGTGGATAGCACCACTGCCTCCAACTGAGCACCCCGGAGAGGCTCTATCCTTTCCCAAAGGTTTCAAGTGGCTCCTCCCCCATGACACTGAGGCTACCCACGTCACTAGGAACACTGGGAGAGAGGGCCCTCATCTGGGAGGCCATCTCCCCTCTCAACTCCTCCAGGGTCACAGGTAATCCAGCGCCTCCTAGGTCAACCCTGGTTCAGCAGGTGCTGGAAGCCCCCCTGCCCAGACCTGTGACGATGCTCCCATCAGAAGGGCCTCCAGTTTCCCTTCACACAAGGGTTATTAGCAGCTCCAAAAAGCCAGCTCATGTCCTATTTCTCAGCTCCGTTCCACAATGAAagtctctcctgtcctttgtgacCTCCTGACCCTGACACTTTATTAAATCAACTTATCTTAAATTTGGCAGGCCTCCCTGTTGCCGGCTTCTCCTCAAGCCAGGCACGTCATGACTGCGGGTCCACGAGACAACATGAAAAATTCTGTCCCGCTGCCCCAAGTCTCTTACCTGACCTGCTCCTGAGCTTCTAGCTCCCAAGGCTTGCCAGTCATGGCCAGGTGTAGGTAGAACCCTCTGGCTCACACACATACCCCTGTCACCCCTCCACATCTTAGCTGCTCCTGTCCCAGGACCACACTTGGGCCCCTTCCACAATCCATCCCCATCCCACGTCCTCCCAGTTTACCTTCCTGCCCTCAAGCCCTCTGGACACCAGCATCACACCCGAGCTGCTAATGAGACTGCCAGGTAGCATTTAGACACTGTCTCATACAACCCTccctaaaacaaaaaacagttcaCGTTTTATCTTTCCATCTCAACACTGTCCCTGTCCAACCCTGTGAGTGAAAGCAAAGATTGTTCTATGGTTAGCTTACATCCCCTAACCCAACCAGTGGCCAGGACAGAGCCATGCATGATGTCTTACTCGGCCCCATGGGAAGGATCTGTGAGGATCCAAAGGTACCCATCCCTACCTCTACCCTGTCTCTTTCCTTCATCACAGAAGAATCACAGTCGCTCATTAGACTTGAGTCTCCCCTGATCCCATTTCCTAGGGGCAGTTTTGCAGCAGCCTTTACTGACTCTTCACCTGCCCTCCTGGGCACAACATCCATACGCCAACTAGGCCTAACTGCCCCCACTCCCTCCTGCAGCCCCAAATTCCCTGCACTCCTGACCTCACCAGTCAAAGAAATGCTTCAAACCATAACCCAGACATGGCCGCACTCTTGTACTGACCTGAAACCTGCCAGGGTCACACTTTTTATACTTATTGCCAGTCCCAGCCCACGCACTGTGCTAGACATGACTTCAGACGGGGCCACATCAGTGATGGGGCCTGGTGAGTCAGCCCTTACTCCCTGGCTGCTAGGGGCTGGAAGCGCCTGTCCTGAACTCGACCTGCTGGCAGGGAAATAGACTTCTCACTCAGAGAGAAAGGACATTGGGGGTCAATACCTCCACTTCTCACCTAGTCCAGATCTCCACAGGCCTAGGGCCCCCTGGTAAGTTTTCACAGGGTCTAACTTTGCTCCCGTTGCTTCATTTTAAACCCATTTCCTTTCTAAAACTACCTGGATATGTGGTTTTGtacctgcctcctcctcttcctgtgtCTGTCCACTTCACTGAGCCTTTCATCAAATCCTTTACCATCTCCAAGCCACTGTGGGTCTGGCTGGGGGCTGCAGCCTTCCCACAGCTTCCTGCCTCAGCACACAACCAAAGTCCTCAGTCTCCACACCCTAGATGGTGCTCCTTTCCAGTTCCCATCTAGTGCCCTGATGTCCCTACATCTGCACACCTACCCTCCTGACCATCTTCAACTTCTGAAAACATCCTGCTCCCTCCTGCTAGAGAAAACTCTGGCATGCGCTGGGCTCTCTGCCCTCCACTTGTTTCTGTCATCCTGACCTTCAGGTCCCAGCTCAAATCCCCTACCTCAGCTGCAGCTTCCCTAACTCCCCAGAACAGATCTTGTGACCCCTGTCCCTGTTACACCCTCGTGGCAGAGTCTTCTGTTTGGATGTTTTATAACCCGCTGCAAGACCAAACCTAAAGACAGAGACCACATTTTCCTTTGCTCCCTGCTTTATCCTCCCAGACACAGGGATGTCCAAAAGTACCTgaacgaataaatgaatgagagaagTTGAGGATTTAGCGAGAGCCTTGTTTTCTACCATTTATGCTTCCATTGCCAGCCCCAGCCCACAAGTATCTCTTGTGGGCTACCTGGTTCCATCTTGCCTCCCACTCAGCCCAGGCCCATATCCCGAGTCTGCTGGTTCTACTGGGTCTCTTTCCCTAATTTACTTTCAAATCCACACGGCACACAAGCCTTCTTGCCCTAGGTATGTGTCTATTGGGAGGAACGTGCCATTCCATCCTTCCTACTTCTCAATAATTGTTATTGTTAATATTTGTAGAGGTCCAAAACTCCACACATCTTTATGACGAAGCTACTATTACTTTTTCCCACTTAGCATCATGGCGggtacagaagaggaaattgataCTCAAAGAAAATGTCACAGCATTTGAACAGGTATTACTCCCAGGCCATAAGACTTCCTATGACTGACCGACCAACAACTTAGACCAAAGCCCAAGTTCTGAAAAAACATCTGAGAAATAAGCCTCCCCAGGACCCTCGGAAACCCACGACcagcctcccccctcctcctctccaggccATTCGGCCGCCatcgaggccccgcccctccaggAGCACGCGCGCACCCACGCGGACCCGGCTTTGCTGCGTCACTCTCCGCCGGCCGCACCCTCCCTCCGCGCACGCAGGAGTGCCGCCCCCCGCCCGGCTCCGCCAATCCGCGGGCCCGGCCACGCCCCTCCTGTGCCGGGAAACAGCCTGAAGGcgcgccagcccctccccctcagccagAGGGCGGGCGGAAGGGCGCGCGTTCGCGGGAGGCGGGGGGGGAAGCCGCCGGCTGGGAGCAGTCGCGAGTTAGCGCCTCCACCCTCACAAGTCAGGCTCGGGTTACCTCAGGGCTGTGACCCCGCAGCAGAGGCCGGGGAGGGGTAGCGCCCGCCGCTAGCTCCTAGCCCAGCCAGCCCCCGCGGGACACCCTCTCCCATCAGGGCCGTGACGCCACCCACCCCCGAGCTTCCCAAGAGCGCCGAATGGGAGACTCCGCGGCTGCCCCGCCCTTGCCCCGCGCAGGCCGTGAGCCCCAagtccctcccactccccaacGGCTCCGTCGGACTCCATCTCCGCTGCAGCCGACCGTGGCCgtccgccccacccccacagcctgcctgccttcccgCACGCGGAACCCTCGCCCGGTTTCCAAGGAAACCGAAACTCGGGCCGTCATGGCAACGGCCTTATCTGGTGGGCGCCCCCCCTCCTCGTACTGCAGAAGAGCCATAGCCGAAAGGGAGGGGACAGAAGGCCTGAAGTCCCCTTAAAAAAGGGCTTCTTTTAAACCCTGACGGAAGAACGTAGTATTTTAGCTTCGGTGACCCTGGGGCTGTCTATCCAGTCAGACCGCCGCGTTTCCCCGTCCCCAGGCTTAACTCCCAAACTCGGGTGGTCGCACCTCCGTGCGCTCACTGAATCTGGGCtaaaagcgggggtgggggggagttcAAGGGCGCGACCGGGAAGAAGGAACCACGCCCAGCCCCCTCACAAGTGAGACTCAGGCCGAATCGGGCTCCTGCCCAGGCAAACGCGGCGGGGGGAGGGAGACGCCGGCCGATCCACGCCCTTCCCACCCGCATTAACGCGCGGCAGGAGGTATGGCGGGGCCCAGGACTGGGCTGACACAGAGCTGGGAGGCCGTGCAGATGGCAGGGTTCCGCGGGGCGGCccggcgggggaggggtgctgagcGCCAGCGCCGCGTTCCCCCGCGCGCACGCGCGCCGGCACTCCGCCCCTCCCGGGCGGGGAGCCCCGCTGACGTCATCCCAGCCATGTGCTCGGCGC
This is a stretch of genomic DNA from Camelus bactrianus isolate YW-2024 breed Bactrian camel chromosome 16, ASM4877302v1, whole genome shotgun sequence. It encodes these proteins:
- the MNT gene encoding max-binding protein MNT; this encodes MSIETLLEAARFLEWQAQQQQRAREEQERLRLEREREQEQKKASSLARLAHALPVEEPRTEAPPLPLSPPAPPPAPPPPLATPTPLTVIPIPVVTNSPQPLPPPPPLPPTAQPLPLAPRQPALVSTPGLSIKESAPLPTRPQVPTPAPLLPDSKTTVPPTGSPKPLQPLPTPILTIAPHPGVQPQLTPQQPPPPTLGTLKLAPAEEVKSNEQKKRPGGIGTREVHNKLEKNRRAHLKECFETLKRNIPNVDDKKTSNLSVLRTALRYIQSLKRKEKEYEHEMERLAREKIATQQRLAELKHELSQWMDVLEIDRVLRQTGQPEDDQASTSTASEGEDNIDEDMEEDQAGLGPPKLSHRPHPELPKPPPSTAPAPQPPHSHPHSQPVALSPAHLPGQQPPPQQKTPLPAPPPQPAAPAQTLVPAPAHLVAAAGGGSTVIAHTATTHASVIQTVNHVLQGPGGKHIAHIAPSAPSPAVQLAPATPPIGHITVHPATLNHVAHLGSQLPLYPQPVAVSQPVAVSHIAHTLSHQQVNGTAGLGPPATVMAKPAVGAQVVHHPQLVGQTVLNPVTMVTMPSFPVSTLKLA